A genomic window from Luteolibacter sp. LG18 includes:
- a CDS encoding DUF2958 domain-containing protein, producing the protein MNFLTDELREQLISNFNENRELSDSGKDEADFRPILKLFTPGGNATWLLTEMDEESCLAFGLCDLGLGFPEVGWVSLEELAAVRDGLGLPVERDLHFVASKTLREYAEEAADLGRVVA; encoded by the coding sequence ATGAACTTCCTGACCGACGAACTGCGCGAGCAACTGATTTCAAACTTCAATGAGAACCGGGAATTGTCTGACAGCGGGAAGGACGAAGCCGACTTCCGTCCTATCCTGAAGCTGTTCACCCCAGGCGGAAACGCAACCTGGCTTCTCACCGAGATGGACGAAGAATCCTGCCTCGCCTTCGGCTTGTGCGATCTCGGACTGGGTTTCCCGGAAGTGGGATGGGTGTCGTTGGAGGAGCTGGCCGCGGTGAGGGACGGGCTCGGGCTGCCGGTGGAGCGCGACCTTCACTTCGTTGCCTCCAAGACTCTCCGGGAGTATGCGGAGGAGGCTGCCGACCTGGGACGGGTGGTGGCGTGA
- a CDS encoding DoxX family protein: MNAASIVPIASRGYGRLAHIADHLRSPLLLAVRLYWGWQFFITGQGKLTNLPKVAGFFKDLGIPLPMFNAVLAATTECVGGLLLMVGLCSRITSIPLIITMVVAYLTADSEAVKAIWSDSNGFVTAAPFLFLFISLLVLVFGPGAFSIDHLLARKFGKGKLP, translated from the coding sequence ATGAACGCCGCGTCCATCGTCCCAATTGCCTCACGCGGTTATGGTAGGCTTGCTCACATCGCGGATCACCTCCGGTCGCCGCTGTTGCTCGCGGTGCGTCTTTATTGGGGCTGGCAGTTCTTCATCACTGGGCAGGGCAAGCTGACGAATCTCCCGAAGGTCGCGGGATTCTTCAAGGATCTGGGCATTCCATTGCCAATGTTCAATGCGGTGCTCGCAGCCACCACGGAGTGCGTCGGAGGACTGCTGCTGATGGTCGGCCTTTGCTCACGCATCACCTCCATTCCGCTGATCATCACGATGGTGGTGGCCTATCTGACGGCGGATTCGGAAGCCGTGAAGGCGATCTGGTCGGACTCGAACGGGTTCGTTACCGCCGCACCGTTTCTCTTCCTTTTCATTTCCCTGCTGGTGCTCGTCTTCGGCCCCGGCGCCTTTTCCATTGATCATCTTCTCGCCCGAAAATTCGGGAAGGGCAAGCTGCCCTGA
- a CDS encoding helix-turn-helix transcriptional regulator, producing the protein MEGETVKKLLDRLKALRLARGLTQEQFAESSGISYKYYQAVEAGRKRDLRLSTLERFAEAHGIEIWQLFHPTVPKVIRPSGPRQ; encoded by the coding sequence ATGGAAGGGGAAACGGTCAAGAAACTCTTGGATAGACTCAAGGCGTTGCGATTGGCTCGCGGGTTGACTCAGGAGCAATTTGCCGAATCCTCGGGGATCTCATACAAATATTATCAAGCAGTTGAAGCTGGTCGGAAGCGTGACCTTCGTCTCTCTACCCTTGAGCGCTTTGCCGAGGCTCATGGGATCGAAATCTGGCAGCTATTTCATCCGACTGTACCCAAGGTGATTCGGCCCTCCGGGCCACGTCAGTAG
- a CDS encoding DNA-binding domain-containing protein produces the protein MPSSKKQLPPTKPETTLADFQAAMAHAVMRPLGPGDRMRRENRAVANDLIKPNDRLTSPDRLQIYNQQYWWRLLSGFSDDFRGLRAVLGQRKFDKLAIAYLHECGSHSWNLRDLGSRLGQFLTGHPETITPHGMLATEMAAVEWARVIAFDGEQRPKLDAEEFVTRQPESMVLDVQPYISLLELRYPIDSLLKRLKHAENAPASNAVSRNTTPRPLRLAAKPLQSPLHLAVHRSNLSVFYKRIEPEAFHLLKELRDGVSLEEACGIAFAASFDPAEVIAEKVRNWFAAWMSFGWLCERTPEA, from the coding sequence ATGCCATCGTCCAAGAAGCAACTGCCACCCACGAAGCCTGAGACTACGCTCGCGGATTTTCAGGCCGCGATGGCCCATGCCGTCATGCGTCCGCTGGGGCCGGGGGATAGGATGCGCCGCGAAAACCGAGCCGTGGCGAATGATCTGATCAAGCCTAACGACCGCCTCACCTCACCGGACCGGTTGCAGATCTACAACCAGCAGTACTGGTGGCGGCTGCTCAGTGGATTCTCGGACGATTTCCGCGGACTGCGCGCCGTGCTCGGGCAGCGCAAGTTCGACAAGCTGGCCATCGCCTACCTTCACGAGTGCGGTTCCCATTCGTGGAATCTCCGTGACCTGGGCAGCCGCCTCGGCCAGTTCCTCACAGGGCATCCGGAAACCATCACGCCCCACGGGATGCTGGCCACTGAAATGGCCGCCGTGGAATGGGCACGCGTGATCGCCTTTGATGGTGAGCAACGTCCCAAGTTGGACGCGGAGGAATTCGTGACACGGCAGCCGGAGAGCATGGTTCTAGATGTTCAACCCTATATTTCACTGCTGGAACTGCGTTACCCCATCGACTCCCTGTTGAAACGCCTGAAGCACGCGGAAAACGCACCGGCAAGCAATGCGGTTTCCCGGAACACCACTCCGAGGCCCCTGCGGTTGGCTGCGAAACCATTGCAATCGCCGTTACATCTGGCTGTTCATCGTTCGAATCTCTCAGTGTTCTACAAGCGAATCGAACCTGAGGCCTTCCATCTGCTGAAGGAGCTTCGCGACGGGGTGTCCTTGGAGGAGGCATGCGGCATCGCCTTCGCGGCGTCATTCGATCCCGCAGAGGTAATCGCTGAAAAGGTCCGTAATTGGTTCGCCGCATGGATGTCTTTCGGGTGGCTCTGCGAAAGAACGCCGGAAGCTTGA
- a CDS encoding RNA polymerase sigma factor, whose product MDTFSPAPDLTETELLQAGFRYALALTHHREEAEDLVQETWLNLCRRYGRVENQAILFTSIRHLFIDQCRRRKLVHFDSLEEPSIREQAGTWCDEPCVKGELAILLGRLKPVEREVIFLHYYKGYTAEEISQLHEQSRGTTLSLLHRSMAKLRKIAGSEADLLPRNQVLLFFVLLITLSQSHRS is encoded by the coding sequence TTGGACACCTTTTCACCAGCTCCCGACCTCACGGAAACCGAACTTCTCCAAGCGGGTTTCCGGTATGCGCTGGCGCTGACCCATCATCGTGAAGAGGCCGAGGATCTGGTGCAGGAGACGTGGCTCAACCTGTGCCGCCGCTATGGCCGGGTGGAAAACCAGGCAATCCTCTTCACGTCGATCCGCCATCTGTTCATCGACCAATGCCGTCGTCGGAAACTGGTGCATTTCGATTCACTCGAAGAACCCTCAATCAGGGAACAGGCCGGCACCTGGTGTGACGAGCCGTGCGTGAAGGGGGAGCTCGCTATTTTATTGGGTCGACTGAAGCCGGTGGAGCGCGAAGTGATTTTCCTCCACTATTACAAGGGATACACAGCGGAGGAGATTTCTCAACTCCATGAGCAAAGCCGCGGCACCACTCTCAGCCTGCTTCATCGTTCCATGGCGAAGTTGAGAAAAATCGCCGGTTCGGAAGCGGATTTGCTTCCCCGCAATCAAGTCCTGCTCTTTTTCGTTCTGCTCATCACACTGTCACAATCCCATCGCTCCTGA
- a CDS encoding EF-hand domain-containing protein, with amino-acid sequence MELSYWDGTGINPNAGPLEFLFCALDSSRDDRLTQAEWQGIYAKIPKKEAIFPVLDTDRDSFLSFVEFKAGTTNRTASKMLSGPIERTQAFLNVDTSLDNVVSRTEIALMWKPGTTASTIDSFWSRAQGGAGMDFWDWLWAKSLPSFSTFDQARTLRAQRMAVAAQLDANQDSTVSRTEFARLYPASTKASTIDTAWASATATPRGATPPVTMTITQFVEAARLPKLVVY; translated from the coding sequence GTGGAACTGTCCTATTGGGATGGCACCGGCATCAATCCCAATGCAGGTCCTTTGGAGTTCCTATTCTGCGCGCTGGACAGCAGCCGCGACGACCGACTCACGCAGGCGGAGTGGCAGGGCATCTACGCGAAAATCCCGAAGAAAGAGGCGATCTTCCCCGTTCTCGACACCGATCGCGATTCCTTCCTGAGCTTCGTGGAATTCAAGGCCGGGACCACCAACCGCACGGCGTCCAAGATGCTCTCCGGCCCGATAGAACGCACACAGGCCTTCCTGAATGTGGATACCAGCCTCGACAACGTCGTGAGCCGGACGGAGATCGCCCTGATGTGGAAGCCCGGTACCACTGCCTCCACCATCGATTCCTTTTGGTCCCGGGCGCAGGGTGGAGCGGGGATGGACTTCTGGGATTGGTTGTGGGCAAAGAGCTTGCCGAGTTTCTCGACTTTCGACCAGGCCCGGACTCTACGAGCCCAGCGCATGGCAGTGGCCGCCCAACTCGACGCAAATCAGGATAGCACGGTCAGCCGCACCGAGTTCGCAAGACTCTATCCCGCGAGCACCAAGGCTTCGACCATCGACACCGCCTGGGCCAGCGCAACCGCAACTCCCAGGGGAGCGACACCGCCCGTCACCATGACCATCACCCAGTTCGTGGAGGCCGCTCGCCTTCCAAAGCTGGTGGTCTACTAA
- a CDS encoding DUF692 domain-containing protein, with protein sequence MAASRFNNHSDYGIGIGLRIPHYQHILQEKPVVDWFEIISENYMAEGGRPLAVLDQILEQYRVVQHGVSMYFGNSARPNRDHLKKLKRLTKRTKTPWVSDHLCWGSVDGRFTHDLLPMPYTWEAVKTTARNIREVQDYLELPVAVENVSSYAEFHLSEMTEWEFLNEVVEEADCGILLDVNNIYVSSRNHGFDPMDYVNSVPAGRVAQTHIAGHTEFKKYILDTHDHPVIDPVWALYERAIERCGRVATLLEWDDNIPTFDEVHAEALKANRYLPDAIVQEATATHEA encoded by the coding sequence ATGGCCGCCTCCCGTTTCAACAACCACTCGGACTACGGCATTGGGATCGGACTCCGCATTCCCCACTACCAGCATATTCTCCAGGAGAAGCCGGTGGTGGATTGGTTTGAGATCATTTCCGAGAACTACATGGCAGAGGGCGGGCGGCCACTCGCCGTGCTCGACCAGATCCTCGAGCAGTACAGAGTGGTGCAGCACGGCGTTTCCATGTACTTTGGAAACAGCGCACGCCCGAACCGGGACCATCTCAAGAAGCTGAAGAGGCTCACCAAACGCACCAAGACCCCATGGGTCAGCGATCATCTCTGCTGGGGCAGCGTGGACGGTCGATTCACCCACGATCTACTGCCCATGCCTTACACTTGGGAAGCGGTGAAGACCACCGCCCGCAACATCCGCGAGGTGCAGGACTATCTCGAACTACCCGTGGCGGTGGAGAACGTCAGCAGCTACGCCGAGTTCCACCTTTCAGAAATGACGGAATGGGAATTCCTCAACGAAGTGGTGGAGGAGGCCGACTGCGGCATCCTGCTGGACGTGAATAATATTTATGTCTCTTCCCGCAACCACGGTTTCGACCCGATGGATTATGTGAACTCGGTGCCAGCCGGGCGGGTCGCACAGACCCACATCGCGGGGCACACCGAGTTCAAGAAGTACATCCTCGATACCCACGACCACCCGGTGATCGATCCGGTATGGGCGCTCTACGAGCGCGCCATCGAGCGCTGCGGCCGGGTCGCCACGCTGCTGGAGTGGGACGACAACATCCCCACCTTCGACGAAGTCCACGCCGAGGCACTCAAAGCCAACCGATATCTCCCCGATGCCATCGTCCAAGAAGCAACTGCCACCCACGAAGCCTGA
- a CDS encoding tetratricopeptide repeat protein, whose amino-acid sequence MNSTETESGSAPIRRTPRIVAAVLAIAAALVCALLLRAPAGHQEATAAPAAPVTPILTAEQIFAKIPAPASESLTDKALAAALEKARKKPGTAAMWVNLGDTLAQKLRDTADQSFYDLAEITYQHALGIDPKSVDAMTGMAWVTGGRHTFDQSIEWANKALAVDPNGIAAHGIIGDAALELGNYDQAYQEYQKMMDLRPDLSSWSRGSYLLWICGDRTKAVALMETAIRSGAPFAENTAWCRAKLAMMYFNDGALGAAAQTLEPAIKTDSRNAHVLLAAGKIAAAQHDYPAAIKFYNTLLEAGPNQEALAAIGDLHAIQGEKEEAEKCYTQVESIHANHVATGVHDHTQMAKFFADHDRNPVEALRLAEQHKLTTNVLEADVLAWVYFKSGDLPYAIETMKRALARHTPSPEMHYHAGMIAAAAGDRSSARKHLELALSLNPQFDALQAPIAAKALAQYTTNKASAVNKLPPTASKEDR is encoded by the coding sequence ATGAACTCCACCGAAACAGAATCCGGTTCGGCACCGATCCGCCGGACCCCGCGCATCGTGGCGGCTGTCCTTGCGATCGCCGCCGCCCTTGTTTGCGCGCTACTTTTGCGAGCTCCTGCCGGGCACCAGGAAGCCACTGCGGCCCCCGCTGCCCCTGTCACCCCTATTCTTACCGCAGAACAGATCTTCGCGAAAATCCCCGCACCTGCCTCTGAGTCTCTCACCGACAAGGCGCTGGCCGCTGCTCTCGAAAAAGCCCGCAAGAAACCCGGGACCGCCGCCATGTGGGTGAACCTGGGCGACACCCTCGCCCAGAAGCTGCGCGATACCGCGGATCAAAGTTTCTATGATCTCGCCGAGATCACCTACCAGCACGCGCTCGGGATCGATCCCAAAAGCGTGGATGCGATGACCGGCATGGCGTGGGTGACCGGAGGACGCCACACCTTCGACCAGAGCATTGAATGGGCGAACAAGGCCCTCGCCGTCGATCCGAATGGCATCGCCGCCCACGGCATCATCGGGGATGCAGCCCTGGAGCTCGGCAACTACGACCAGGCTTACCAGGAGTATCAGAAGATGATGGACCTCCGCCCCGATCTCTCTTCATGGAGCCGCGGCTCCTATCTCCTGTGGATCTGCGGCGACCGCACCAAAGCCGTGGCACTGATGGAAACCGCCATCCGCTCCGGGGCACCATTCGCGGAAAACACCGCCTGGTGCCGTGCGAAGCTTGCAATGATGTATTTCAACGACGGTGCGCTGGGTGCCGCCGCACAAACGCTCGAACCCGCGATCAAGACGGATTCCCGCAATGCCCACGTACTCCTTGCGGCAGGCAAGATCGCTGCCGCGCAGCACGATTATCCAGCCGCGATCAAATTCTACAACACGCTGCTCGAAGCCGGTCCCAACCAGGAGGCTCTCGCCGCCATCGGCGATCTCCACGCCATTCAGGGCGAAAAGGAAGAAGCTGAAAAATGCTACACCCAGGTGGAATCGATTCACGCCAACCATGTGGCCACCGGTGTGCATGACCACACCCAGATGGCCAAGTTCTTCGCCGACCATGATCGCAATCCGGTCGAGGCCCTCCGCCTGGCCGAACAGCACAAGCTCACCACCAACGTGCTTGAAGCCGACGTGCTTGCCTGGGTGTATTTCAAGAGCGGCGATCTGCCCTACGCCATCGAAACGATGAAGCGCGCGCTCGCCCGCCACACGCCCTCCCCGGAAATGCACTACCACGCTGGCATGATCGCGGCAGCCGCCGGTGACCGCTCCTCCGCCCGCAAGCACCTGGAACTGGCACTGAGTCTCAATCCTCAATTCGACGCGCTCCAGGCCCCGATCGCCGCGAAGGCGTTGGCCCAATACACGACCAACAAGGCCTCTGCGGTCAACAAACTGCCGCCCACCGCCAGCAAGGAAGATCGATGA
- a CDS encoding DUF1328 family protein: MLSWSLLFLILAVVAGLLGFTALAGTAAAIAKLLFLVFLVLLIVSAISRAVQGKTP; the protein is encoded by the coding sequence ATGCTCAGTTGGTCCCTACTCTTCCTGATCCTCGCCGTGGTGGCGGGGCTGCTCGGATTCACCGCCTTGGCCGGTACCGCGGCGGCGATCGCGAAACTGCTGTTCCTCGTGTTCCTGGTGCTGCTGATCGTATCCGCCATCAGCCGCGCGGTGCAGGGCAAGACGCCATGA
- a CDS encoding DUF4339 domain-containing protein: MQIRVHKDGTDFGAFPLDELNRLVASGMVPFYEALVWHEELADWIPLGDLPGVVPPPKDLALRLELPTGPPPLSASSPTPPPLDRLGPPPMPTKQGADALAWVIAFIPLAAVLLELALARPGGLWLVVFAANVGLCYRDEVELRKAGYETKGMGATSFFIPVYLWKRSELLRQGKGYFVAWIVSFMLSLSV; encoded by the coding sequence ATGCAGATTCGCGTTCACAAGGACGGCACAGATTTCGGGGCCTTCCCGCTCGATGAGCTGAACCGCCTGGTCGCCTCCGGGATGGTGCCCTTCTACGAGGCGTTGGTGTGGCACGAGGAACTGGCAGATTGGATACCGCTCGGCGACCTGCCTGGCGTCGTTCCTCCGCCCAAGGATCTCGCGCTACGGTTGGAGCTTCCAACTGGCCCTCCACCATTGTCGGCCTCTTCTCCGACACCGCCTCCACTTGACCGACTCGGCCCGCCACCCATGCCGACGAAGCAGGGGGCAGATGCCTTGGCGTGGGTAATCGCCTTCATCCCGTTGGCCGCGGTGCTCCTCGAACTGGCGCTTGCACGCCCCGGCGGCCTTTGGCTCGTCGTCTTCGCGGCCAACGTCGGCCTCTGTTACCGGGACGAGGTGGAGTTGCGGAAAGCAGGCTATGAGACGAAGGGGATGGGTGCGACCTCGTTCTTCATCCCGGTCTACCTGTGGAAGCGCTCGGAGCTACTTCGCCAAGGGAAGGGATACTTCGTGGCGTGGATCGTGTCCTTCATGCTGTCTCTTTCCGTCTGA
- a CDS encoding ABC transporter ATP-binding protein, whose translation MALLETAGLAKRFGSKRVFQEVNLKFEAGEIVAVLGVNGAGKTTLLGCLSGILGWSAGEVRLAGRRLDRKDLEQRKQYALMPDRGLWFPWTDPIRNAASFSQLWRGADAGPPLDLEEWLDRLGLMEVAFDPIDGMSRGQAYKSSLLGLHAADPELWLLDEPFAAGMDARGMEAFRAMARAASGRGRCVVYTTQFPELAARFADRVVVIGRGRVVLNDTTVGLEAAEVERRLSRALELEGAGA comes from the coding sequence ATGGCATTGTTGGAAACCGCGGGGCTCGCGAAACGGTTTGGTTCGAAGCGGGTGTTCCAGGAGGTGAACCTGAAGTTCGAGGCGGGTGAGATCGTGGCCGTGCTCGGCGTGAATGGCGCGGGCAAGACGACCTTGCTGGGCTGCCTCTCCGGCATCCTCGGGTGGTCGGCGGGCGAGGTGCGGCTGGCGGGGCGGCGGCTGGACCGGAAGGACCTGGAGCAGCGCAAGCAATATGCCCTGATGCCGGATCGCGGGCTGTGGTTTCCCTGGACGGACCCGATCCGGAATGCCGCGTCCTTTTCCCAGCTCTGGCGCGGTGCCGATGCCGGGCCACCGCTCGATCTCGAGGAGTGGCTGGATCGCCTCGGGCTGATGGAGGTGGCCTTCGATCCCATTGATGGCATGTCCCGCGGCCAGGCCTACAAGTCTTCGTTGCTCGGCTTGCATGCGGCGGATCCGGAATTGTGGCTGCTGGATGAACCCTTTGCCGCGGGCATGGACGCGCGGGGGATGGAGGCCTTCCGGGCGATGGCACGCGCCGCCTCGGGGCGGGGCCGCTGCGTGGTGTACACCACCCAGTTTCCGGAGCTGGCTGCACGTTTCGCCGACCGGGTGGTGGTGATCGGCCGCGGCCGGGTGGTGCTCAATGATACGACTGTGGGGCTGGAAGCGGCCGAGGTGGAACGGCGGCTCAGCCGCGCGCTGGAATTGGAGGGCGCGGGAGCATGA
- a CDS encoding DUF4331 domain-containing protein, producing MKKYYHPSGRNVRISKAPKAFTAIAGAALAAGGFLSLAPLASASSHSDAPLIKLDPQANLTDVYAFVRTRPTGEKVLVVSVAVRPFSEPGDGSMYDAFSPDALYSIHITNPTTGIEAQRYDFRFSAVSADAGNYKNTDTILRYGRGAEIGPIQTVGDARQNFVQSYTVVKTVGNKKTTLNSKSTPLLVPPPNVGINTTPLYNDDAGAAVSGATTRAELDPYTFQTVYDLAGGTTVFAGPREDGFYADTPGIFDLLESRILDNNGSLADGLGQDGNGVDGFKGYNVLTYSIVIPLADLPSFPYTGALQPASTGVGVYASVSRPRLTLRSANGDDVASGAWVQVNRLANPLFNEVLVAIADKDNYNRTSPKTDAKLFAKYASNPEIAVLINAVYGTQFQTTNRADLVGVFIPDVIRVNTTTGPVHVSGEPGFNRLSFIGSDTVATSSGAMIPSGWPNGRRFGDDVVDIALTAVASGPTFSTITVVGDNVSSNDQVYNQTFPYAATPHAGPANSKDSGPNVGF from the coding sequence ATGAAGAAATATTATCACCCGAGCGGCCGCAATGTCCGCATCTCCAAGGCCCCGAAGGCCTTCACGGCGATCGCCGGTGCCGCTCTCGCGGCCGGTGGATTCCTCAGTCTCGCTCCGCTTGCCTCGGCTTCCAGCCACAGCGATGCCCCCCTCATCAAGCTGGATCCCCAGGCCAACCTGACGGATGTCTACGCCTTCGTTCGCACGCGGCCGACCGGTGAGAAAGTCCTGGTCGTTTCCGTCGCCGTCCGCCCATTTTCGGAACCCGGCGATGGTTCGATGTACGACGCGTTCTCTCCGGACGCACTCTACAGCATCCACATCACCAACCCGACCACCGGTATCGAAGCCCAGCGCTACGATTTCCGATTCTCTGCCGTTTCGGCCGACGCCGGAAACTATAAGAACACGGACACGATCCTCCGCTACGGTCGCGGCGCGGAGATTGGTCCCATCCAGACGGTGGGCGATGCGCGGCAGAACTTCGTGCAATCCTACACCGTCGTGAAAACGGTCGGCAACAAGAAGACCACGCTCAACAGCAAGTCCACTCCCCTGTTGGTCCCACCACCGAACGTCGGCATCAACACCACCCCTCTTTACAATGACGACGCCGGTGCTGCGGTTTCCGGTGCCACCACCCGTGCCGAACTGGACCCCTACACCTTTCAAACCGTCTATGATCTCGCCGGAGGGACGACGGTCTTCGCCGGCCCGCGGGAAGATGGCTTTTATGCCGATACCCCGGGCATCTTCGACCTGCTGGAATCACGTATTCTGGACAACAACGGTTCACTTGCCGACGGCCTCGGCCAGGATGGCAACGGCGTCGATGGCTTCAAGGGCTACAATGTCCTCACCTACTCCATCGTCATTCCTCTCGCCGATCTCCCGAGTTTCCCTTACACGGGTGCGCTGCAGCCCGCGAGCACCGGTGTGGGTGTTTACGCATCGGTCAGCCGCCCACGATTGACGCTGCGGAGCGCGAATGGCGATGACGTCGCGTCGGGTGCATGGGTGCAGGTCAACCGTCTGGCTAACCCGCTTTTCAACGAAGTGCTGGTGGCCATCGCGGACAAGGACAACTACAACCGCACTTCACCTAAAACGGATGCTAAGTTGTTCGCCAAGTACGCGAGCAATCCGGAGATCGCGGTGCTCATCAACGCGGTGTATGGCACCCAATTCCAGACCACAAACCGTGCGGACCTCGTCGGCGTTTTCATTCCGGACGTGATCCGCGTGAACACCACGACCGGCCCTGTTCATGTTTCCGGCGAGCCAGGATTCAACCGCCTCAGCTTCATTGGCAGCGATACCGTCGCCACTTCGTCCGGTGCCATGATCCCTTCCGGTTGGCCCAACGGCCGTCGTTTCGGGGACGATGTGGTCGACATCGCACTCACCGCCGTCGCCAGTGGCCCGACGTTCAGCACGATCACGGTGGTGGGCGACAACGTCTCATCCAACGACCAGGTTTATAACCAGACGTTCCCCTATGCCGCCACCCCGCACGCGGGTCCGGCCAATAGCAAGGACTCCGGCCCCAACGTCGGATTCTGA
- a CDS encoding HupE/UreJ family protein — protein MNTPSRPSFAKRIALAALLLLGRVAAHDEPTSFIDLKLSATGIEASVTASNTDLAHYLPSVEPGMLLQPKTIEEQRKALSDLVTSRIELAADGLILAGTLTDISPVPEKRDLRLTFHYPWATSPAGVHVQCQLFPYDTRHKTFLNIYLGDTLLRQEIFEGERTSFDFDASSHQSIGSVVKQFVYEGVHHIFIGPDHILFVVGLLLLGGSLGHLMKIVTCFTVAHSITLGLATFHILSPPASVIEPVIALSIVFVGIHALLGKNKKHDPRMIFAFCFGLIHGFGFANALQEMMLPREALGWSLFAFNSGVEIGQACIVLTVAPLLAYVRVRRPVVSQHLIATASVCVTAAGAFWFFQRVMEG, from the coding sequence ATGAACACGCCCTCCCGTCCCAGCTTCGCCAAACGGATTGCTCTCGCCGCCTTGCTGCTGCTCGGACGGGTGGCTGCCCATGACGAGCCGACCAGTTTCATCGACTTGAAACTGAGCGCCACCGGCATTGAAGCCAGCGTAACCGCCTCCAACACCGATCTCGCCCACTACCTGCCGTCCGTGGAGCCTGGCATGCTGCTCCAACCGAAAACGATCGAGGAACAACGCAAGGCCCTCTCCGATCTCGTCACTTCGCGGATCGAGTTGGCGGCCGATGGACTCATTCTTGCTGGCACCCTGACCGATATCTCGCCCGTACCCGAGAAGCGCGACCTGCGCCTGACCTTCCACTATCCATGGGCCACCTCCCCTGCGGGAGTTCACGTCCAATGCCAGCTGTTTCCCTACGACACGCGCCACAAGACGTTTCTGAACATCTACCTGGGGGACACTCTCCTGCGGCAGGAGATTTTCGAAGGGGAGCGCACGTCGTTCGACTTCGATGCCAGCTCACACCAGAGCATCGGATCGGTGGTGAAGCAGTTTGTTTATGAAGGCGTGCACCATATCTTCATCGGGCCCGACCACATCCTCTTCGTGGTCGGGTTGCTGCTACTGGGCGGCAGTCTCGGTCACCTGATGAAGATCGTTACCTGCTTCACCGTCGCCCACAGCATCACCCTGGGGCTTGCCACCTTCCACATTCTCAGCCCGCCAGCATCCGTCATCGAGCCGGTGATCGCCCTGAGCATCGTTTTCGTGGGTATTCACGCGCTGCTGGGAAAAAACAAAAAACACGATCCGCGGATGATCTTCGCGTTCTGCTTCGGCCTCATCCACGGTTTCGGCTTCGCCAACGCCCTTCAGGAAATGATGCTGCCGCGTGAGGCGCTCGGTTGGTCTCTCTTCGCGTTCAACAGTGGTGTCGAAATCGGCCAGGCCTGCATCGTCCTCACCGTCGCACCCCTCCTTGCCTATGTCCGCGTGCGGAGGCCCGTCGTTTCGCAGCACCTCATTGCGACGGCTTCGGTCTGCGTCACAGCGGCGGGAGCGTTCTGGTTCTTCCAGCGGGTGATGGAAGGCTAA